Proteins encoded in a region of the Planctomycetota bacterium genome:
- a CDS encoding CRTAC1 family protein — MSVVQRTCATRQWRLVAIVGVGSLAALAIVGGCSRSPPAPAAGARPAAGAAAAPRAAEPVVAPERSPGRSTASQRGAVTPVFTDVARAAGVDFTFDRDAVPGRWLVVEIMGGGVAWIDFDRDGWLDLFLTNGGRIEYSKGPERDAPDRLFRSRGRGADGSVSFTDVTAPAAVVDPTYSQGVAVGDYDADGFPDLYLANYGPNALLRNNGDGTFTAVTGPAGVGDDNWGTGAVFTDLDFDGILDIYVTNFLDNVPANARPCFVGAEVVGATEYASREGYCGPGNYRGEQDAVYRGRGDGTFAPAAAELGFVESEGAGKGLCVAVADLDDDLKPEIYVGNDMTPNYLYVAGTSTEPTPTGSVPRVRYEEVAFDRGCAVSDRGENEATMGIVIDDLNDDARPDIFLCHFYKAKNTLYHNLGRLQFADESRRTRIAATSFDNLGFGTVALDWDRDGKLEMFNATGHVLGPNYIPERMTPQLLRRIDKERFADVSADVVGDYFHGTYLGRGVAGGDYDNDGDLDIAVAHNDSPFALLRNDTAAPGRFLGLELETAGRVPPVGGRVEMVCGPIRMVRPVVAGGSYMASHDPRLLFTLPPGSEPAAVTIHWPSGRVDRVSLGGDRHWRVTEGQEPVPLDDSGRPSGGRS; from the coding sequence ATGAGCGTGGTCCAGCGAACCTGCGCGACGCGCCAGTGGCGGCTGGTGGCGATTGTCGGTGTCGGGAGCTTGGCGGCGCTCGCGATTGTCGGCGGCTGCAGCCGTTCTCCGCCCGCCCCGGCGGCAGGAGCGCGGCCTGCCGCAGGCGCGGCGGCGGCGCCGCGGGCCGCCGAGCCGGTCGTGGCGCCCGAGCGGTCGCCGGGCCGCTCCACCGCCAGCCAACGGGGCGCCGTCACGCCGGTGTTCACCGACGTGGCCCGCGCCGCGGGGGTCGACTTCACGTTCGACCGCGACGCGGTGCCCGGGCGCTGGTTGGTCGTCGAGATCATGGGCGGGGGCGTGGCCTGGATCGACTTCGACCGCGACGGCTGGCTCGACCTGTTTCTCACCAACGGTGGCCGGATCGAGTATTCGAAGGGGCCCGAGCGCGACGCGCCCGATCGGCTGTTCCGCAGCCGTGGCCGTGGGGCCGACGGCAGCGTGAGCTTCACCGACGTCACCGCGCCGGCGGCGGTCGTCGATCCGACCTACAGCCAGGGTGTGGCGGTCGGGGATTACGACGCCGACGGGTTCCCCGACCTGTACCTGGCCAACTACGGCCCCAACGCCCTGCTGCGCAACAACGGCGACGGGACGTTCACCGCCGTGACCGGCCCGGCCGGCGTCGGCGACGACAACTGGGGCACCGGCGCCGTGTTCACCGACCTCGACTTCGACGGCATCCTCGACATCTACGTCACCAATTTCCTCGACAACGTGCCGGCCAACGCGCGCCCCTGCTTCGTCGGCGCCGAAGTCGTCGGCGCGACCGAATATGCCTCGCGCGAGGGCTACTGCGGTCCGGGCAATTACCGCGGCGAGCAGGACGCCGTGTACCGCGGCCGCGGCGACGGGACCTTCGCCCCTGCGGCGGCCGAGCTGGGATTCGTGGAGAGCGAGGGGGCGGGCAAGGGGTTGTGTGTCGCCGTCGCCGATCTCGACGACGACCTCAAGCCCGAGATCTACGTCGGCAACGACATGACCCCGAACTACCTGTATGTCGCCGGCACCAGCACCGAGCCGACGCCGACCGGATCGGTGCCGCGCGTCCGCTACGAGGAAGTGGCGTTCGACCGCGGCTGTGCGGTGAGCGACCGCGGGGAGAACGAGGCCACGATGGGGATCGTGATCGACGACCTCAACGACGACGCCCGCCCCGACATCTTCCTGTGCCACTTCTACAAGGCGAAGAACACGCTCTACCACAACCTCGGCCGGCTCCAATTCGCCGACGAGAGCCGGCGGACGCGGATCGCTGCCACGAGCTTCGACAATCTCGGCTTCGGGACCGTCGCACTCGACTGGGACCGCGACGGAAAGCTCGAGATGTTCAACGCCACCGGCCACGTCCTCGGCCCGAACTACATCCCCGAGCGGATGACCCCGCAGCTCCTGCGGCGGATCGACAAGGAGCGGTTCGCCGACGTCTCCGCCGACGTCGTCGGTGACTACTTCCACGGCACCTACCTCGGCCGTGGCGTCGCCGGGGGCGACTATGACAACGACGGCGACCTCGACATCGCCGTCGCCCACAACGATTCCCCGTTCGCGCTGTTGCGCAACGACACCGCGGCACCGGGGCGGTTCCTCGGCCTCGAGCTCGAGACGGCCGGCCGAGTCCCGCCGGTCGGCGGCCGCGTCGAGATGGTGTGCGGGCCGATCCGGATGGTGCGGCCGGTCGTCGCCGGGGGCAGCTACATGGCCAGCCACGACCCGCGGCTCCTGTTCACGCTGCCGCCGGGAAGCGAACCGGCCGCCGTCACGATCCACTGGCCGTCGGGGCGCGTCGATCGGGTCTCGCTCGGCGGCGACCGCCATTGGCGCGTGACCGAGGGGCAGGAGCCGGTCCCGCTCGACGACTCGGGGCGCCCGAGCGGAGGCCGGTCATGA